In Vitis vinifera cultivar Pinot Noir 40024 chromosome 17, ASM3070453v1, one genomic interval encodes:
- the LOC132252842 gene encoding uncharacterized protein LOC132252842 → MAPKKTVSSVRVSEAGEKAIDKLNAKEFRERFRIPHDVLIDLVNEEAAMPTEKGGKNAILFTKEQFNAGLRFPLPALFKEFLHFSQIPPIFIHPNLVRVLMGCNIINMLYSLDLTLLELFFVYSLKKAKNDIFSVSAYLPSLQMVTELPDSTKGGAKGLVAVWGGWAGLSQHPSRPFSPNYSLKIPGNLVLRFFIRILLC, encoded by the coding sequence atggctccaaaaaagacTGTTTCGTCTGTCCGGGTCAGCGAGGCTGGCGAAAAGGCGATAGATAAACTAAATGCGAAGGAGTTCCGGGAGCGATTCCGCATCCCCCATGACGTATTGATAGACCTGGTGAACGAGGAGGCGGCTATGCCTACTGAGAAAGGTGGAAAAAACGCtatcctcttcacaaaggaacaattcaacgcggggctccggttccctctgccagccttgttcaaggaattcctccacttctctcagattccacccatcttcattcatcccaaccttgtccgggtgctgatgggatgcaacattatcaacatgctgtacagcctcgaccttacgctactggaattgttctttgtctattccctgaagaaagcaaagaatgatatcttcagtgtgtccgcttacctgccctcccttcaaatggtgacagaactgccagattcgacaaagggaggggcgaaggggctggtggcaGTCTGGGGTGGATGGGCGGGGCTATCGCAGCATCCGTCGAGGCCTTTTTCTCCGAATTATAGCTTAAAAATTCCGGGTAATCTTGTTTTGCGATTTTTTATCCGGATTTtgctttgctga
- the LOC132252784 gene encoding uncharacterized protein LOC132252784, with translation MATETSAAPAIIPVEDASGPMCPDENMGAPIPGHELPSPSSSEEESADDAAPASPFSYAELEAKLKQITPDWKAIKPSAKMFDMIETLVRGLRSMSQQHALFTQLLQTADYMRTFSSRHQEIENQLRLRMEEAEASLSTMREENEALRVELAEAKGREESTAGRLHEAEGEAARLRDELSRLRTEVLNEKKQKEDLQLRLDVQKEELEREFAVEREELAADYQKQVDDTFIFGYRCCMKKNGIKRDTPSIPPSKEKKLHEKPAP, from the exons atggcTACTGAGACCTCAGCCGCTCCGGCAATAATTCCGGTTGAGGATGCATCCGGACCTATGTGCCCGGACGAAAATATGGGGGCTCCGATTCCGGGACACGAGCTACCCTCTCCTTCCTCATCCGAGGAGGAATCTGCTGATGATGCCGCTCCcgctagccctttcagctacgcggagttggaagctaagttaaagcagattactcctgactggaaagccatcaagccctctgctaagatgtttgatatgatagaaacg ctggtgaggggcctccgcagcatgtctcaacaacacgctctttttactcagctgctgcaaactgcagactatatgaggaccttctcctctcggcaccaagagattgaaaatcaactgcgtctgagaatggaggaggctgaggccagtctatccaccatgcgagaggaaaatgaagccctccgggtggagttggctgaggcaaagggtcgagaagaatcaactgcgggccgccttcatgaggcggagggtgaggcagcccggctaagggatgaattgagtcgactccggacagaagttttgaatgaaaagaaacagaaggaagacttgcagctgcgtctggatgtgcaaaaagaggaacttgaacgggagtttgctgtggaaagggaggaacttgcagcggattaccagaaacaagtggatgatacatttatatttgggtatcgctgctgcatgaagaagaacggtataaagcgagataccccttcaattcctccaagtaaagaaaagaagctccatgAGAAACCTGCTCCCTAA